A DNA window from Chryseobacterium sp. MEBOG06 contains the following coding sequences:
- a CDS encoding calcium:proton antiporter, whose amino-acid sequence MNTKKYLGMWTLFVPILAWLFYFGNAVFSSGFYSVILALFLMGSVLAAVYHSEVIAHRLGEPFGTLLLAFAITVIEVGLIISIMMGAKGLETITLARDTVFAAVMIILNGIIGSCIVIGSLRYREQSFTLQGVSTALITLTSVIIFVLILPNYTVSHRGGEYTSFQLLFIALISLGLYLGFTMIQTLRHRSFFISPQNKLAGNLSEQTDHGKSSGKNLYISCVLLILCLGVVVLLAKLLSKDVEHIVVSAGAPRSLVGIIIAGIVLLPEGVAAFRAAKSDQIQTSLNLAFGSALASIGLSIPAIAIISVITDIRMSLGIDIKSTILLGLSLFIITVSLATGRTNIMQGFVLIAIFLIYLFITIVP is encoded by the coding sequence ATGAATACAAAAAAATATTTAGGGATGTGGACCCTTTTTGTTCCCATTCTGGCATGGCTCTTCTATTTTGGAAATGCTGTTTTTTCTTCAGGTTTTTATTCTGTGATTCTTGCTTTATTCCTGATGGGAAGTGTCCTTGCGGCAGTTTATCATTCCGAAGTTATTGCCCATCGTTTGGGTGAACCTTTTGGCACTTTACTTCTTGCGTTTGCCATTACAGTAATAGAGGTAGGATTGATTATTTCCATAATGATGGGCGCCAAAGGTTTGGAAACCATTACGCTTGCCCGAGATACGGTTTTTGCAGCAGTGATGATTATCCTTAACGGGATCATTGGTAGCTGTATTGTGATAGGTTCTTTAAGATACAGGGAACAAAGTTTTACCTTGCAGGGGGTAAGCACAGCGTTGATCACTCTTACCTCCGTCATTATTTTTGTGCTTATCCTGCCTAATTATACTGTAAGCCACCGCGGAGGCGAATATACCTCATTTCAACTGCTCTTTATAGCTTTGATCTCATTGGGGCTTTATTTAGGCTTTACAATGATTCAGACGCTCAGGCACCGGAGCTTTTTCATTTCTCCGCAAAACAAACTGGCCGGAAACCTGTCTGAACAAACTGATCATGGGAAATCTTCCGGTAAGAATCTATACATCAGTTGTGTATTGCTGATTCTTTGCCTTGGAGTAGTTGTTTTATTGGCAAAACTCCTATCAAAAGATGTTGAACATATCGTGGTATCAGCAGGAGCTCCAAGATCTTTGGTGGGTATAATTATTGCCGGTATTGTTCTTCTTCCGGAGGGAGTGGCTGCATTCAGAGCCGCTAAAAGTGATCAGATCCAGACCTCATTGAATCTTGCATTTGGTTCTGCTCTCGCAAGTATTGGACTGAGTATTCCTGCCATTGCAATTATATCTGTAATAACCGACATAAGAATGTCATTAGGCATAGATATCAAGTCAACAATACTTCTTGGGTTGTCCCTTTTTATTATTACCGTTTCACTGGCGACCGGCCGAACGAATATTATGCAGGGATTTGTACTGATCGCTATATTTTTAATTTACCTGTTTATTACGATTGTTCCATAA
- a CDS encoding cupin domain-containing protein codes for MNHKELDKSKVYTTTQIVEYISNSVVSRTIIEKLTGTISALSFDDGEGLPEKTSPFDAVAQIIDGKAEIIIDGGSYFLEEGESIIIPAHKPNSVKGNKRFKMILTIIKSGYE; via the coding sequence ATGAATCATAAAGAACTTGACAAATCAAAAGTATATACTACCACCCAAATTGTAGAATATATTTCAAATTCTGTTGTCAGCAGGACGATAATTGAAAAATTAACCGGTACTATCAGCGCTCTTTCGTTTGATGATGGAGAGGGGTTACCAGAAAAAACATCTCCTTTTGATGCTGTAGCGCAGATTATTGATGGGAAAGCAGAAATTATTATAGATGGCGGATCCTATTTTCTTGAAGAAGGGGAATCCATTATTATTCCAGCGCACAAACCCAATTCAGTAAAAGGAAATAAACGCTTTAAAATGATTCTGACCATCATAAAAAGCGGTTATGAATAA
- a CDS encoding heme oxygenase, giving the protein MKTIHLFQFKNSFSRNISFFKEERRLKTDLAAFDLIDIEIVTEYIVKTHDDFTFEGTSVNDLILMCKRAQKTIEHYFVAGLNDYDVI; this is encoded by the coding sequence GTGAAAACAATACATCTTTTTCAGTTTAAAAATTCCTTTTCCCGAAACATTTCATTTTTTAAAGAAGAACGAAGGCTGAAAACTGATTTGGCTGCGTTCGATTTAATAGACATTGAAATAGTAACAGAATACATCGTTAAAACTCATGATGACTTTACCTTTGAAGGCACCTCGGTTAATGATCTTATATTAATGTGTAAAAGAGCACAGAAGACAATTGAACATTACTTTGTGGCAGGATTAAATGATTATGATGTGATCTGA
- a CDS encoding GLPGLI family protein: protein MKFYLFIFSFFIILTNGQSIISPNFSIKTSPFDITDYGVSSYNIYYKVNFLDNARSPNSKREVMCILELGDGNISKFLDYNQVRIDSLDKKYSSQNSIGSEEAGQYLKIRVLWNNVIFKNHNLMTVQDRFKNVYQYDEEQPKLNWNLEKGEKIVLGHKCSRARVHYRGRDYIAWYTSEIPINNGPYIFGGLPGLILEIEDVDKKYSFEAVGITKTPKPIYLRNEKNILKTTREKFRNVQKTYKENPGAFYSGKAYNEDGSPIVLKQQNIQYEPLEIE from the coding sequence ATGAAATTCTATCTATTTATATTTTCATTCTTTATCATACTAACTAACGGACAGAGTATTATTTCTCCAAACTTCTCCATTAAAACTTCTCCTTTTGACATCACAGATTATGGGGTTAGTTCATACAATATATATTATAAAGTAAATTTTTTGGATAATGCCCGCTCTCCCAATAGTAAAAGGGAAGTAATGTGTATCCTTGAATTAGGCGATGGCAATATTTCTAAATTTCTGGATTATAATCAGGTGAGAATAGATTCTTTGGACAAAAAATACAGCAGCCAAAATAGTATTGGTTCTGAGGAAGCAGGTCAATATCTTAAAATAAGAGTTTTGTGGAATAATGTAATATTCAAAAATCATAATTTAATGACGGTTCAGGATAGATTCAAAAATGTATATCAATATGACGAAGAGCAACCCAAATTGAATTGGAATCTGGAAAAAGGTGAAAAAATAGTATTGGGACATAAATGCAGCAGAGCAAGAGTACATTACAGAGGAAGAGATTACATTGCCTGGTATACCAGTGAAATTCCCATTAATAATGGACCATATATTTTTGGAGGCCTTCCTGGTTTAATTTTAGAAATTGAGGATGTTGATAAAAAGTATTCTTTTGAAGCGGTGGGAATAACAAAAACTCCCAAACCGATATATCTGAGAAATGAGAAAAACATATTAAAGACTACCAGGGAAAAATTTAGAAATGTACAGAAGACCTATAAAGAAAATCCCGGTGCTTTTTACAGTGGTAAAGCTTATAATGAGGATGGATCTCCAATAGTATTAAAGCAGCAAAATATTCAATATGAACCTCTGGAAATTGAATAA
- a CDS encoding FAD-dependent monooxygenase — protein sequence MNSKKKVLISGASIAGPTLGFWLAKYGFEVTIVERAKSLRLGGQNLDVRGAGRAVVRMMGIEQEILAANTGEIGLQFVNRNNGVEAEFPIEGSNSFTSEAEILRGDLVNILYKHTKDDVQYIFGKYITAIDQGIDNVEVTFSDNESRVFDLLIAADGVRSTTRQLIFGDEPELKFTGLYNAWYTIPRIERDTQWARWYTAPGSRVMVLRPDNHGTIRASFSFLSDDKSYLTQSDSGQKKVLKAKLSGAGWEEKRLMEAIDNNSDVYFDGISQVHASRWFDGRAGMIGDAAYCPTPLTGMGTTLAIVGAYLLAGELSRHDHHEDAFSAYEKRMRPFVEKVQKLPPGVPWLAHPKSKLGVSVVNTAASIVASRPFKMIGRLFSSKEKEVTKDEIELPVF from the coding sequence ATGAATAGTAAAAAGAAAGTGCTTATATCCGGTGCAAGCATTGCGGGCCCAACTTTGGGATTTTGGCTGGCTAAATACGGTTTTGAAGTAACGATAGTGGAGCGGGCAAAATCGTTGAGATTAGGCGGGCAAAATCTTGATGTAAGAGGAGCCGGGCGTGCTGTTGTAAGAATGATGGGGATAGAGCAGGAAATACTTGCTGCCAATACAGGTGAGATTGGTTTACAGTTTGTTAACCGGAATAACGGGGTTGAAGCAGAATTTCCGATAGAAGGCAGTAACAGTTTTACGAGTGAAGCCGAAATACTACGGGGAGATCTGGTAAATATCTTATATAAACATACTAAAGATGATGTACAATATATCTTTGGCAAATACATTACAGCCATAGATCAAGGGATTGATAATGTAGAGGTTACATTTAGTGATAACGAAAGCAGAGTGTTCGATTTGTTGATCGCCGCTGATGGAGTGAGGTCTACAACCAGGCAATTGATTTTTGGAGATGAACCGGAATTGAAATTTACAGGGCTATATAATGCCTGGTATACAATACCGAGGATAGAAAGGGATACTCAATGGGCGCGCTGGTATACAGCACCGGGATCCCGGGTTATGGTGCTTCGTCCTGACAATCATGGGACCATAAGGGCTTCTTTCAGCTTTTTATCGGATGATAAAAGCTATCTGACCCAATCTGACAGCGGGCAAAAGAAAGTGTTAAAAGCTAAACTTTCGGGTGCCGGATGGGAAGAGAAGCGCTTAATGGAAGCAATTGATAATAACAGCGATGTGTATTTTGATGGTATCAGCCAGGTTCATGCATCACGATGGTTTGACGGCAGAGCAGGTATGATTGGAGATGCAGCTTATTGTCCGACTCCTTTAACCGGTATGGGAACTACGCTGGCTATAGTAGGCGCTTATTTACTGGCTGGTGAACTGTCCCGCCATGATCATCATGAAGATGCATTCTCAGCGTATGAAAAACGGATGCGTCCATTCGTAGAAAAAGTTCAGAAATTACCTCCGGGAGTTCCATGGCTTGCTCATCCTAAATCAAAACTGGGGGTTAGTGTGGTGAATACTGCGGCTTCCATTGTAGCAAGCCGTCCTTTCAAGATGATTGGCAGACTGTTTAGCAGTAAAGAAAAAGAGGTTACTAAAGATGAAATCGAACTTCCTGTATTTTAA
- a CDS encoding MarR family winged helix-turn-helix transcriptional regulator: protein MATKEVLKELIEYLFEFENQYEGDNDYSITDFLGFLNANKPHQLHGTRQLAGGEEDWVRENQDQNTEIARMLVFNYRYASMYFKKALKESNINTLDEFSFLIVLMTYPFLTKTELISKLIMEKTSGVEVIKRLLKQDLIREFDNPNDKRSIMVAITDKGREELSGLLPKMGMVGNVVVGNLRPAEASSLSFLLNKLDYHHNDLFMNYRNMSLEELSKKSEAVKKSI, encoded by the coding sequence ATGGCCACGAAAGAGGTTTTAAAGGAACTTATCGAATATTTATTTGAATTCGAAAATCAATATGAGGGTGATAATGACTATAGTATCACTGATTTTTTAGGGTTTTTAAATGCAAACAAGCCTCATCAGCTTCATGGGACCAGGCAACTGGCAGGAGGTGAAGAAGATTGGGTTCGGGAGAATCAGGATCAGAATACGGAAATTGCGAGAATGCTGGTTTTCAATTATCGCTATGCATCCATGTATTTTAAGAAGGCCTTAAAGGAAAGTAATATCAATACATTAGATGAATTTTCTTTTTTAATCGTCCTGATGACCTATCCATTTCTTACCAAAACCGAACTTATCAGTAAGCTGATTATGGAAAAAACCTCAGGCGTTGAAGTGATTAAGCGTCTGCTGAAGCAAGATCTGATTCGGGAATTTGATAATCCAAACGATAAAAGAAGTATCATGGTCGCCATTACAGATAAAGGCAGAGAAGAATTGTCCGGGTTATTACCTAAGATGGGCATGGTAGGGAATGTAGTAGTGGGGAATTTAAGACCAGCTGAGGCAAGTTCACTGTCATTCCTTTTAAATAAACTGGATTATCACCACAATGATCTATTTATGAACTACAGAAATATGAGTCTGGAAGAGCTTTCCAAAAAATCGGAAGCTGTAAAAAAAAGTATATAA
- a CDS encoding NRAMP family divalent metal transporter has product MSKQKKDSKILNFFKKLGPGLITGASDDDPSGIATYSQAGAQFGLSTLWTALLTFPLMAAIQGMCARIGLVTSQGLTVTLKQYYSKPILYGMLIFSFPAITLNIGADIQGMGAVAHMICPVVPVSVFCVIITALLLFIIIKYSYQKIAMILKWLCLSLLLYIIVPFMVGQDWLMVVKKTFIPTIKFDKEFLSIIVAILGTTISPYLFFWQTTMEAEDQAHKGVVLVDKRVLSEMKTDVNLGMLLSNLVMFFMILTTGTVLFNGGIHQINTVDEAAKALEPLAGKLTYFIFATGVLGTGLLAIPVLAGSQSYMLAETFGWKAGLDKKFAQAKPFYASIIVSLLVGLSLDFFDVSPIKALLYTAIVYGLTAPVMIAVIMHIGNNKKIMKDHTNSKFSNILGAITLILMTAAAIGLVYFLF; this is encoded by the coding sequence ATGTCAAAACAAAAGAAAGATTCAAAGATTCTCAATTTTTTCAAAAAACTAGGGCCCGGTTTGATTACGGGAGCCAGTGATGACGACCCGTCGGGTATTGCAACATACTCTCAGGCGGGAGCGCAATTTGGTCTTTCCACACTTTGGACAGCTTTGCTTACATTTCCTCTTATGGCAGCCATACAGGGGATGTGCGCAAGGATTGGGCTGGTGACTTCACAGGGACTTACGGTAACGCTTAAGCAGTATTATTCCAAACCGATCCTTTATGGGATGCTTATTTTTAGTTTTCCTGCAATAACTTTAAACATTGGTGCTGATATCCAGGGGATGGGAGCTGTTGCACATATGATCTGTCCTGTGGTGCCTGTATCTGTTTTTTGTGTTATTATAACGGCCTTGCTGCTTTTTATTATCATAAAGTATTCTTATCAGAAAATTGCTATGATCTTAAAATGGCTGTGTCTCAGCCTGCTGCTTTACATCATTGTGCCATTTATGGTGGGGCAGGACTGGCTGATGGTAGTAAAGAAAACTTTTATACCTACTATCAAGTTTGATAAGGAATTTCTTTCTATTATAGTGGCTATTCTGGGAACCACCATTTCGCCCTATCTTTTTTTCTGGCAGACTACCATGGAAGCCGAAGATCAGGCCCACAAAGGTGTTGTGCTGGTAGACAAGAGGGTTCTGAGTGAAATGAAAACTGACGTCAATCTTGGTATGCTGCTTTCTAATCTGGTTATGTTTTTTATGATTCTGACCACGGGTACCGTACTTTTTAATGGCGGAATCCATCAGATCAATACAGTAGATGAAGCTGCTAAGGCACTGGAACCACTTGCCGGAAAACTCACTTATTTCATTTTTGCAACAGGCGTGCTGGGAACAGGGCTGCTGGCTATTCCCGTACTGGCCGGATCACAGTCTTATATGCTTGCAGAGACATTTGGATGGAAAGCGGGTCTTGATAAGAAATTTGCCCAGGCAAAGCCATTCTATGCTTCTATCATCGTTTCCCTGCTTGTTGGTTTGTCTCTTGATTTTTTTGATGTCAGCCCTATCAAAGCCCTTTTGTATACAGCAATTGTCTATGGACTCACAGCGCCTGTTATGATTGCTGTTATTATGCATATCGGCAACAATAAAAAAATAATGAAGGATCATACCAATTCAAAGTTCTCAAATATCTTAGGCGCAATTACCCTGATCCTGATGACTGCCGCTGCCATAGGATTAGTTTATTTCCTTTTTTAA
- a CDS encoding helix-turn-helix domain-containing protein, which produces MKDIQDSYCAAVADYIKKYISDNEIDLADLAAAANVDRKQVYRLINKENVPLLSTVVKIALAAGLELNITNMDFDFDQYRKNNNILIAVPKDKSKKS; this is translated from the coding sequence ATGAAAGATATTCAGGATAGTTATTGTGCTGCTGTAGCAGATTATATAAAAAAATATATAAGTGATAACGAAATCGACTTAGCCGATCTTGCTGCTGCCGCAAATGTTGATAGGAAACAGGTATACAGATTAATAAACAAAGAAAATGTTCCTTTATTGTCAACTGTTGTGAAAATAGCGCTAGCAGCTGGCCTTGAATTAAATATAACTAATATGGATTTTGATTTTGATCAGTATAGAAAAAATAACAATATACTTATTGCTGTTCCAAAAGATAAATCTAAAAAATCTTGA
- a CDS encoding NAD(P)-dependent oxidoreductase, translated as MNIAIIGAGAGIGFESVMQALKKGHTVTALSTNTDQLPDHPQLIKINGSATSVIDLKKAIKCSDAVLITVGTKNKKATTLFSDIANTLIKVGNELNFSSPVLIITGFGAGESKGYLSFFMRTVISLFLKEQYVNKTVMEELITKSNLKWEIIRPGMLTEGEQTSFYKVLPDLKKGMKVGKISRANVAHFLITEAENPKMLYQYVALTN; from the coding sequence ATGAATATAGCAATCATAGGAGCAGGAGCCGGAATTGGGTTTGAATCTGTAATGCAGGCGCTCAAAAAAGGACATACCGTTACAGCATTATCAACAAATACAGACCAGCTTCCGGATCATCCTCAACTGATTAAAATAAATGGAAGTGCAACATCAGTCATTGACTTAAAAAAAGCTATTAAATGTTCTGATGCTGTCCTGATAACCGTTGGAACCAAAAATAAAAAAGCAACAACTCTTTTTTCCGATATAGCCAATACACTTATCAAAGTGGGCAATGAATTAAATTTCTCTTCACCAGTTTTGATCATCACTGGATTTGGAGCAGGGGAAAGTAAAGGCTATTTAAGTTTTTTTATGCGGACGGTCATTTCATTATTCCTGAAAGAGCAATATGTGAATAAAACAGTAATGGAAGAATTAATCACAAAAAGTAATTTGAAATGGGAGATCATAAGACCAGGAATGCTTACAGAAGGAGAACAAACCTCGTTCTATAAAGTATTACCTGATCTTAAAAAAGGAATGAAGGTCGGAAAAATTTCAAGAGCCAATGTTGCCCACTTCCTTATTACTGAAGCCGAAAATCCTAAAATGCTTTATCAATATGTAGCATTAACAAATTAA
- a CDS encoding inositol monophosphatase family protein has translation MQNEINIPIILNAVRKVGEVFLKDYKQNSIPQNMDELLKQLEDIDIVCLTSLKEDLSLEFPTIPWHVGDEFDTDSQRNPAAQKEYWLCDAMDGAIQYLQHMAGWTINLALIRDGKPLFSVIYDPLANEMFWAKDGEGAFMNDKPLKLSHKTDLAVMLAVFEYGHQDKSMNDLNKKIGSTVTKLLDHFGIVRNYGPHGLQLAYVGAGRIDLFIQEDIDTYNWIAGLLIAKESGAEILTSAGEPWKWGNESLLVAPKNITEKYLQIKSSN, from the coding sequence ATGCAAAACGAAATTAATATCCCAATCATACTCAATGCAGTAAGAAAAGTAGGTGAGGTCTTTTTAAAAGACTATAAGCAAAATTCCATACCACAGAATATGGACGAACTTTTAAAACAATTAGAGGACATAGATATAGTTTGTCTTACTTCTTTAAAAGAAGATCTGTCTCTGGAGTTTCCCACTATACCCTGGCATGTTGGAGATGAATTTGATACCGACTCACAAAGAAATCCCGCCGCACAAAAAGAATACTGGCTTTGTGATGCCATGGATGGTGCTATACAGTATCTTCAGCATATGGCAGGATGGACAATTAATCTAGCTCTTATCCGTGATGGAAAACCTTTATTTTCTGTCATTTATGACCCATTAGCCAATGAAATGTTTTGGGCAAAAGACGGAGAGGGTGCTTTTATGAATGACAAACCACTCAAGCTTAGCCATAAAACTGATTTGGCAGTAATGCTAGCTGTTTTTGAATATGGCCATCAGGACAAATCAATGAATGATTTGAATAAAAAAATAGGTTCTACAGTTACTAAACTGCTTGATCATTTCGGAATTGTCAGAAACTACGGCCCACACGGTTTACAATTAGCTTACGTAGGTGCAGGAAGAATTGATTTGTTCATTCAGGAAGATATCGATACTTATAATTGGATTGCGGGATTGCTTATTGCCAAAGAATCTGGTGCAGAAATACTGACTTCAGCAGGAGAACCATGGAAATGGGGAAATGAAAGCTTGCTTGTTGCCCCAAAGAATATTACTGAGAAATATCTGCAAATTAAATCATCAAATTAA
- a CDS encoding AraC family transcriptional regulator — protein sequence MKNKNHIIKQYELSAQAKAGVIIVNMEDKDAGEHDISKPHRDNHCQLMLAIDGQFKLNIDFENVEFTKPAILFVFPEEVHHIIEVKDPKGWMMSFDPSLINTEVLQLLENKIDNPLLLEQGSDFYQKLIILMDLIEKVQSQETNHYIQKSIHALLNSFLSLIAGQLVSDFPINKEKENRSIIIKETFIKLTKEHFKTWKHPAQYASALSISTAHLNDTVKLLTGSPVSAHIQEASIQEAKRLLYFTDNTVKEIAYEVGYDEPVYFGKLFKKITHLTPIEFRKKFRD from the coding sequence TTGAAAAATAAAAACCATATTATTAAACAATATGAACTTTCGGCTCAGGCAAAGGCGGGCGTTATTATTGTAAATATGGAAGATAAAGACGCTGGTGAACACGACATCTCTAAACCTCACCGGGACAATCATTGCCAATTAATGTTAGCCATTGATGGTCAATTCAAATTAAATATTGATTTTGAAAATGTTGAATTTACCAAACCTGCAATACTTTTTGTATTTCCGGAAGAGGTTCATCATATTATAGAAGTAAAAGATCCAAAGGGATGGATGATGAGTTTTGATCCGTCATTAATTAATACAGAAGTTCTACAGCTTTTAGAAAATAAAATTGATAATCCGCTTTTGCTTGAACAAGGATCGGATTTCTATCAGAAGCTTATCATATTAATGGATTTAATTGAAAAAGTACAATCACAAGAAACCAATCACTATATTCAAAAAAGTATTCATGCCTTGCTAAATAGTTTTTTAAGTCTTATTGCCGGTCAACTTGTTTCCGATTTTCCGATTAATAAAGAGAAAGAAAATCGCAGTATTATCATTAAGGAAACTTTCATAAAGCTTACAAAAGAACATTTCAAAACCTGGAAGCATCCTGCGCAGTATGCTTCGGCACTTTCTATTTCAACTGCCCATTTAAATGATACTGTAAAATTGCTAACAGGAAGCCCTGTATCGGCTCATATTCAGGAAGCTTCTATTCAGGAAGCAAAAAGGTTACTATACTTTACAGATAATACGGTTAAAGAAATTGCTTACGAGGTGGGTTACGACGAACCTGTTTATTTTGGAAAGCTCTTTAAGAAAATAACTCATCTTACCCCTATTGAATTTCGGAAAAAATTCCGTGATTAG